From the Priestia koreensis genome, one window contains:
- a CDS encoding DMT family transporter → MNKIIFYVLALIAGMLLSTEGAIYGELGKIIGKFESSFYNFFVGSIILFLIIMFFGKGELSQTFKVPRWYLLGGIFGVGYLSILVFGIPKVGVGISMIAVVVGQMIASILIEHFGWMGSKKRKITPKRGLAILFMLVALFFIY, encoded by the coding sequence GTGAACAAAATTATTTTTTACGTACTTGCACTCATTGCCGGAATGCTGCTTAGTACAGAAGGAGCCATTTACGGTGAGCTAGGAAAAATTATCGGTAAGTTTGAAAGCAGCTTTTATAATTTCTTTGTCGGTAGTATTATTTTATTTCTTATTATTATGTTCTTCGGAAAAGGAGAACTTAGTCAAACCTTTAAAGTGCCGCGCTGGTATCTATTAGGTGGTATATTTGGCGTTGGCTATTTAAGTATTCTTGTATTTGGGATTCCAAAGGTCGGCGTTGGGATCTCAATGATTGCGGTTGTCGTTGGACAAATGATCGCAAGTATTCTGATTGAACACTTTGGCTGGATGGGCAGCAAAAAGCGTAAAATTACGCCGAAGCGTGGCTTAGCCATTCTCTTTATGCTTGTCGCATTATTCTTTATTTACTAG
- a CDS encoding phosphotransferase enzyme family protein, translated as MKDVNQLINHFGLHVTEINSVPESYSSTVYELTLESDERVFLKIPYSKVKLQREYEVLRLLQDQLPIPSLLNYWEGDGENVGALLLSAVQGVPCTNTITEELAHDIGVCHGRLHNVPISLFDGSEAVERYEPSTFRAFIKEKFNSFCPYAKELLNPSVFEESVAYFEEAFDTLPSPDGPFFIHMDFRPGNILTQDQKVTGIIDFESARIGSTENDFTKVNRDLWMKDPKTKEAYIKGYETIRPMIDLTKTLPFYRFYDAFCSVGWGGARGSKNHQRFIEENKEILMEYVNVKMQ; from the coding sequence ATGAAAGATGTAAACCAACTTATTAATCATTTTGGGCTACACGTAACAGAGATTAATAGCGTGCCAGAATCGTATAGTTCAACGGTATATGAGCTAACGCTCGAAAGTGATGAGCGCGTATTTTTGAAAATTCCGTATTCCAAGGTTAAGCTTCAGCGAGAGTATGAGGTACTTCGACTTCTACAGGATCAACTTCCGATACCATCGCTGTTAAATTATTGGGAAGGCGATGGAGAGAACGTAGGAGCCCTTTTATTAAGCGCAGTGCAGGGGGTTCCGTGTACGAATACGATAACCGAGGAGCTTGCGCATGATATTGGCGTTTGCCACGGGCGCCTTCATAATGTCCCCATCTCTTTATTTGACGGCAGTGAAGCGGTTGAACGTTATGAGCCGAGTACATTTCGCGCTTTTATAAAAGAGAAATTTAACAGTTTTTGTCCGTATGCTAAGGAGCTTTTAAATCCTTCAGTTTTTGAAGAGAGCGTGGCGTATTTTGAGGAGGCTTTTGACACCTTGCCTTCTCCAGATGGTCCGTTTTTTATTCATATGGACTTTCGACCGGGAAATATCTTGACGCAGGATCAGAAAGTAACCGGGATCATTGATTTTGAGAGTGCACGTATTGGCTCAACGGAAAATGATTTTACGAAAGTGAACCGCGATCTATGGATGAAAGATCCGAAGACGAAAGAAGCGTACATAAAAGGCTATGAAACCATTCGCCCGATGATTGATTTAACAAAAACCCTCCCTTTTTACCGCTTTTACGATGCCTTTTGCTCTGTTGGGTGGGGAGGAGCAAGAGGAAGTAAGAATCACCAGAGGTTCATTGAAGAAAACAAAGAAATTTTAATGGAGTATGTGAACGTAAAGATGCAATGA
- a CDS encoding GH25 family lysozyme — protein sequence MGKIVDLSYYQGTIDFARASKEIDLAIIRVQYGAQTVDKRYKEYVEGCKKYNIPFGHYAYARYKTIGSAIQEARLFMERADSAAKFLVVDVEEMTLTRPSEIIPATQAFILACKQKGWKVGLYTGHSFYKEYNMGQIEADFLWIPRYSGSDRGIPHTNRPDMPCDLWQYTQAGRVAGISGNVDLNVLNGPLPLSWFTTKGQPIKTEQSSAPSNTTKTPGGRVMKLSDNQWKELATIYKTAYDKKILSSDEWVKKAQTKKLTVDEAIFLNTVLVGRTL from the coding sequence ATGGGGAAGATTGTAGATCTCTCTTATTACCAAGGAACAATTGATTTTGCGAGAGCAAGTAAAGAAATTGATTTGGCGATCATCCGTGTACAGTACGGGGCTCAAACGGTTGATAAACGATACAAAGAATATGTAGAAGGCTGCAAAAAATACAACATTCCGTTTGGACACTACGCATATGCCAGGTACAAAACGATTGGGTCCGCGATTCAAGAGGCACGTTTATTTATGGAGCGTGCAGATTCAGCGGCGAAGTTTTTAGTCGTAGATGTGGAAGAGATGACATTAACAAGACCTTCTGAGATTATTCCTGCCACACAGGCATTTATCCTCGCCTGCAAGCAAAAGGGATGGAAGGTAGGGTTATATACCGGTCATTCTTTTTATAAAGAGTACAACATGGGACAAATTGAGGCAGACTTTTTATGGATTCCGCGCTATTCTGGAAGTGACCGCGGTATTCCACATACTAATCGCCCGGACATGCCGTGTGATTTATGGCAGTATACCCAAGCAGGAAGAGTAGCTGGTATTAGCGGAAACGTTGATTTAAATGTACTGAACGGGCCTCTTCCGTTATCGTGGTTTACGACAAAAGGACAGCCCATTAAAACAGAACAATCAAGTGCACCGTCCAATACAACGAAGACACCGGGGGGAAGAGTCATGAAGTTAAGCGATAATCAATGGAAAGAGCTTGCGACGATTTATAAAACGGCGTACGATAAGAAAATTTTATCAAGCGATGAGTGGGTCAAAAAAGCACAAACGAAAAAGCTGACGGTTGATGAAGCGATTTTTCTGAACACGGTTTTAGTGGGAAGAACGTTATAA
- a CDS encoding cysteine hydrolase family protein — translation MDHSALIIIDVQVGMFLEENPVFEGEALLTKLEHLIEQARAVGMPIFYVQHNAGTGRLLERGTENWSIHPRIAPTDQEAIIHKRTPDAFYETTLHEKLKQRNVRHVILTGIQSEVCVDTTCRSAFSLGYDVTLVSDGHSTWDANGLSASQIIHHHNQTLTWFARLIEAENLSF, via the coding sequence ATGGATCATTCAGCTCTTATTATTATTGACGTGCAAGTGGGGATGTTTTTAGAAGAAAACCCCGTTTTTGAAGGTGAAGCGCTTTTGACTAAACTTGAACATCTTATTGAGCAGGCAAGAGCGGTAGGAATGCCAATCTTCTATGTTCAGCATAATGCAGGTACAGGAAGACTGTTAGAAAGAGGAACGGAGAATTGGAGCATTCATCCTCGCATCGCACCAACAGATCAAGAGGCTATCATACATAAACGAACGCCAGATGCCTTTTACGAGACGACACTCCATGAGAAATTAAAACAGCGAAACGTTCGGCACGTGATTCTAACAGGGATTCAGTCAGAAGTGTGTGTGGATACCACATGTCGAAGTGCTTTCAGCCTCGGATATGACGTAACGCTCGTTTCTGATGGGCACAGCACATGGGATGCAAATGGTCTCAGCGCCTCTCAGATTATTCATCATCACAACCAAACCTTAACGTGGTTTGCTCGCTTAATAGAGGCAGAGAATCTATCTTTTTAA
- a CDS encoding alpha/beta hydrolase, whose amino-acid sequence MKKSVKVGIGLAGASLVGLGYYLYDFAISNKEKKFLAHEKDLEESVAKLVKEGEDWVATNPGEELHARSVDGLRLSATYVEPNAPSNQLVILVHGYGATGKDMSSFGYAYHQKGFHVLSPDNRGHGNSEGNYIGFGWHDRQDIMKWIDVMKEKLGDHIHIILHGISMGGATVLMTSGESLPPQVKCIIADCSYTSVNDILSYQLKQMFKLPRFPILPITSAITKLKAGYTFGEVSAIRQVQKATVPILFIHGDADTFVPTEMVYKLYDACPTKKKLLIVPNAEHAMGYFRDPKTYGDTIEGFIKEATEQSELLHA is encoded by the coding sequence ATGAAAAAATCAGTAAAAGTTGGCATTGGACTCGCAGGGGCTAGTCTTGTCGGATTAGGCTATTATTTATATGATTTTGCTATTTCAAATAAGGAAAAGAAGTTTCTTGCACATGAAAAAGATCTTGAGGAATCAGTCGCAAAACTCGTCAAGGAAGGCGAAGATTGGGTGGCGACAAATCCAGGTGAAGAGCTTCACGCACGCTCGGTTGATGGATTACGTTTGAGCGCTACATACGTTGAGCCAAACGCTCCCTCAAATCAGCTTGTCATTCTCGTTCACGGCTACGGCGCAACAGGAAAAGATATGAGCAGCTTTGGTTATGCTTATCATCAAAAAGGATTTCACGTGCTTTCGCCAGACAACCGTGGCCATGGAAACAGTGAAGGAAACTACATTGGCTTTGGTTGGCATGATCGCCAAGACATTATGAAATGGATTGACGTCATGAAGGAGAAACTCGGCGATCACATCCACATTATTCTGCACGGTATTTCAATGGGTGGTGCTACCGTCCTTATGACAAGCGGTGAGTCGTTGCCACCACAAGTAAAATGTATTATCGCAGACTGCTCGTATACGTCAGTAAATGATATTTTGTCATATCAGCTGAAGCAAATGTTCAAGTTGCCAAGATTCCCAATTTTACCAATCACAAGCGCCATTACAAAACTAAAAGCGGGGTACACATTCGGTGAAGTATCCGCGATTCGCCAAGTGCAAAAAGCAACCGTCCCCATTTTATTTATCCACGGCGATGCGGATACGTTTGTCCCAACAGAGATGGTTTACAAACTATACGATGCGTGCCCAACAAAGAAAAAACTTCTTATTGTGCCAAACGCCGAACACGCAATGGGCTATTTTCGAGATCCGAAAACCTATGGTGATACAATCGAGGGCTTCATTAAAGAAGCAACGGAACAATCCGAGCTTCTTCACGCCTAA
- a CDS encoding ArsR/SmtB family transcription factor, producing MNKKIFKALSNDTRLEILDWLKNPHEHFDKPEALLSKNLSDKGGVCVGDIQEKSGLSQSTISSYLFMLQEAGLLESERHGKWTYYRRNEEAIKRLADDIKERL from the coding sequence ATGAACAAAAAAATTTTTAAAGCACTGTCCAATGATACGCGGTTAGAAATCCTTGACTGGTTGAAAAATCCTCATGAGCATTTCGATAAACCAGAAGCATTGTTATCGAAAAATTTGAGTGATAAGGGTGGCGTATGCGTAGGAGATATTCAAGAGAAATCAGGATTATCTCAGTCAACGATTTCATCATACTTGTTTATGCTTCAAGAAGCAGGCTTATTAGAGTCAGAGCGCCATGGAAAATGGACGTACTATCGCCGAAATGAAGAGGCGATTAAACGGTTAGCTGATGACATAAAGGAACGGCTTTAA